CTTTGTTTTTGATGCACTGTTATGTCATGTCAAAGCTCGGAATACAGAAATGTGACCAATTACAAATAAGTACAGAATTAAACCTAGAATgtaatttgtaatgtaatgctCATGATTAAAAAAGACTAACTTACTCGGTAATGTAGCACAATTACCACATGAAAAGTAAAACGCTATCCACAGCTAAGGAAATGTTACTAGTTCCAACATTGATTTGACTATTTATCGATGCAAAGAAAGGCATTTAACCCTGAAATGATGTTCCTTCAGAACAGGCATAAACCTCCTAGTTTTCTTCAAATAGAAACAGAGTTCTATAGAAATTTCCCAAATTTATTTCTACATGTTTTAAAATTACTTGTTTTCGTGTTCAAGGACCCCAGTTCAACAATCACAAAATCCAACAAGATCCTGTCGTAGATCAACTCTACCCTGGAGTCAATGTAACTCTGAACTGCACTGTTAATATTGTGGATGCAAATTGTACAGAGTCCCAGTATGTTGTGTACTGGTACAAAGATGACTCAGGAAAACCTGAGTCTGGAATGATCTACACCCATGGAGTCTCCAACAGTCAGTGTTCGAGGACTGGTTCTCCTACACAGAGCTGTGTCTACAAACTCCCCAAGAGGAACCTCAGCCTCTCTGATGCTGGAACTTACTACTGTGCTGTAGCTGCATGTGGAGAGATACTGTTTGGGAATGGAACTAAACTCAATATCACAGGTAAGGtctttttttgttctgtttttgtgtcTTATTGGATTAAATTTAATTTTGTATAATTTTATACTCCATTTTATCAGGTACAAAATATTAActtatatttgtattaaaatacaaatattattgATAATAGATTGTTACATATTAGGATGTGACACTTCAGGAAAAAATAGTTATCTAAAATACTGTGTTCTTTACAGACAATAACCTTCCAGCAACTGTCAGTCCAACCTATCTCATACTGGTCTTCTCAAACGTACTTTCAATGTTGGTGATGATCGTAATTATTGTAATTcgatgtaaaaaacaaacactttcaGCGGGTAAGATCTTTCAGTTTTATTGTTACTTTTTTCTTACTTTCAGACTAACCTGACATTCATGATTTTTAATGTGTATTCTTTTTGTTTAAGGTTCTTCCAACTGTGGGACATCTTTGGATTCTCAGGTAAGttgattttgctgtttttgattAAAACTGGttaaaataagtttaaaatAAGTAGGATTTTTAGTTTCTGATCTACATTCCAAAAACGCTGGCTAGTGCCACACTATGACTGctgtaatgttatttttttgtttgacaTTACGTGACTTCTCTGAGAGTTTGCATAAGTTCATGCACAATTTAACAGCTTGTCTGCACTGTTTTGGAAAACAACATGTTTGGTGTATATAATTGGTGCATATACCTTTACACTGGGAAAGTAAATGTAGTGTGCCTTTAAAACTGATTTCAGATACATgatttttaaactttaaacatgtttttcacACTTACATGTTTTATCAAACTCTTTAAAGACCCATCCATTTAAAAAGTCTTTAAGCAATTAAAAGTATCACTTCAAAGAAGCCGTCTGACAGCTTTATTTTTGAAGAGTGGTGTGAAACCTATTAAACACAGTCTCTTTCTGCAGGTTGCATGTGATGAAGCTTTGAACTATGCAGCACTGAGTTTCACCAATAAACCACCGTCCTCCAGAGGCACTAGAAGACAACAGATActtaaaaacactgaagtgtaCACACAGGTCAAATATAAACAACAGCATTGAACTTGCTGTGTTCTCTAAAATTAGATTATatcaaatgtaatgtatttCCAGTATTGCAGTCTTATTGCAGTACTTTACCGCTTAAGATATTTTTTGTAagcaaaaaatattaataaaaatacatttattcacGTCATTATACTTGCTTTCTTTATGTATGTgcactgaaaaaacaaacttgTAAGATTTACTTGATAAAATCCTCGTAACAATTTGCACTAACATTCTTTAAGTAAATCTTACTGCTGTAATATTAAGTATATTTTACTTGTAAAAATCAAGTAAAATGTACATACCACTAAACTTTACATCTTTAAATATATTAAGTAAAGGTTACTTAATTATATTGAAGGTAAAAGTTATATGTACTTAAATTAATTATGTACAGTCCATTTAGTTTTTCTTCCTAGACCAAAATATAATTACATCAAAATATTAAGTAAATGTGTcatgaaatatatacataaattgtatgtttttttctgttctacATTTCCAATTACTTGGTTTTACAAATTTCTATTACTCactatttttacataaatgttgcaatgatttttttattacactttACCAAATGTCGTCTAAATATACTTttaccctgaaaaaaaaaaaacccatgaaCATGAAACATTTCAACAGTTTATTCGTCAACATtctaaaaacatctaaaaatgttCACATGACATACAAATTATTTCAAAGTGCATTTACTAAAACCTGAAACAACCTCATAGGACCAACATTTAAAGCAactgcagaataaaaaaaaataaatttttaattattataaactttaaattattttaaacaagagaaatgaagaaaaataaaatcttgTTCAATTATGCAACAGCaacatgacaataataataataaaaaaaaacgttacCCAATTTAGAATGGCAATTTTACTGTATTGAAAAATGCAAGTAAAACTGTCTGCTGTtccaatgcattattattagtatagacacaaaatatatatgaaaaatatatacaaaaaaaagtcacataacATAACACCAACAGAAGATAAGGGCTTTAACctgacagagatagaaaatacTGACATTCTAGCAGCGTTTTTGGAATTATCAACATTAACAATGCTCATCTAAATCAGCACCACTCCCAACACTATGTTCTTGCACAaggattatacagtatataatgctGTAGACTACTTTAACTTAAATTGGGTCGAAACATTTGTTGGCTTGTCAGTAAATATCATCTTGGATTTTTAACAAATCTTCTACACCCAACAAATTTGGTGCCATTCATTTATAAAACTTAAATGGAACTGGCATTTGAAACTGCAATTACAACGTTCAAACTCACACTCTGAACTAGTGTACtaatgcattaaaacatttatgatttacattttttccaatgtttttatacttcagtgtttgagaagagaaacagatttgtttttacagttgtggagatagaaacctgtgtgttgtCATGTATATAACAATAGCAATGTTAATATCCACAATGACCAGGTACTCTACATGGCTTTTTAAGGCAAGTTTTAAGTAAAAgtttgaagaaaagaaaaaaaaagttctctTGGGACAAAAAACACCCCAGATGTAATAGTTCCATCTGGAATTAAATGTATTGATGAAatattttagaagaaaacaCTTGGTCACCTATGTCAATAGCAATGCCTCATAAACCAGCATTTCACAGCAATCAACCTTGAGAGACTTTTGTCTTGTTCCCATCTCCACCACTCTTGATGCCTCAGTGGAGTTTACCTTCAATAGTTCTCAATAAAGACTAAACTGTTACCCATTAAACTGTAATAAATGTTAGTAAAAGGAAAAACATGGGGTACCTCTGAAGAGTTCTGCCCTACTATTTGGAAAGAGCGGAGAGGCATGACTTGACAAGCAAACTCTGGGAGATGGGCAATGTCCCACAACTTGGAACTTGGACACATGAATGCAAACAGACAGCCCAAAAATATCGATAAACGTTTCAAAGGTTTAATGTCTGTGTCTGGACAGTGGATGTTCCATGTAGAGACAAACGGCTGTTCATGAAGGGAAGGTCCAGTGTAGCGATCAGCCTTGACAAGTTGTTGTTAGTCATTTGTAGGATGCAAAACAGTCAAATGGAGTGTGACAGCAGTAAGATGTAAAGTGCATGCCACTGCAGTAGTATCTAAGATAGCAGCTTAGACTTTAATGCTTGTACCTTTGGGGACAGTTTGATCGCATCCAGTTCGAGGAAAAGCTTCTGGAAGACCTCAAAAGTGTATCGTAGCGTTGGAGGGTATGCCAGATTGAAAGCATAAATCAGTCCCATGAGCAGCGCGCAAGCTTTAGCAGTGTTGCGACATCCCGGCAAAATCTCTGTGCCATCAAGATGGATGGAAACGTCCACTGGATCCTCGCCATCAGCACCACGGGTGACCAAGATCTTGAAGATGTGTtcagtgacatcactgtgatTGTCCTCCTGCACAGAATTTACAATAACACAAAAATGTATTGAAAAACAAGTAGAATGGCTTGAATAGGGTTAACTTGAatttcaaattaaataaatttttaAACTGTACTGAAAAAGCACAATTTACCAGGCAATCTTCAAAcagttcttcttctttctcaccCAGGTACAGTATGAGGCTGCGTATAACAGCATCTCTTCTCATTTCAATGCTTTGTTTCTGCAAACAGATGAAAACGGTGTTAACAATGCATCATTATTAATGgttcataccataccataccatatatTATTCACAATGAACTGTCAAGTAAGCACACAAGCATTTATTTGCAAGGAGCAGTGATTTGGGGAGCACAGAGTATGCATGGAGGGCGAGGACAtgtgctgtatgtgtatgtatggggCAGTATGTCTGAGTTTTAGAAAGACTAACAAAAATTTTAACAAGCACAAATTGTAATAAACACACCTCATATACTTTGTCCAAGTGAGGCCTCAGCTTGGTGCCTACAACACCACCCTTGGACTTCATCAGGACAAGAAGTTTTGGAGTGTAGTAGTCAAGTTTGTACATGAAGCTCTGCTCTAGGGAAACTGTAGTTATTCTCCTAAATTCCTCTTTAATCTGAAATGACAAAAGTTCGGAAAGCATGTCAGGAACGTTAATTCATATAAAGAAAATAACATGACAAGACTAATCTCTTGGATAAGCGATGTTAAAATATACAAATGAAGGCAGCTAAATAAAAtgcatgtatttttttaatatacaggAAACTCTTCTCGTCAGAAACATTTTCCAAACAAAATTAACTATAGTTAATGTATCAAATTAGAAAcattccattttaacattttactaATCTTATCAATAAAAGAGCATTAcatattttgtatttgtttaacaTGAACATGAGCTTTTGGTCACAGTCGTTTTTACATTTGTAAAGGGGCACATATTTAATAAcgaatttaataaattgttaaaatgtaactaatttgataaatacaaacaaattaTGTGACACTTGATTGAACCATTCTAAGTTACAGAAACATGGGAGCACAATCAGCTCGTTCTAAGCTAACAAAAATAGAACAGTTTTTATTTACAATACTATGTATTATACactgaataaaacattattaaaatcatcatcatcatcatcatcatctctctctcaaacCTGTCAGGGGAGCTGGTGCCTATCCCAGCATTCAGGGCAAAAGGCAGAATATGCCCTGGACAGACATTATGATCATTTTATACTATTTATTATACACAATTTAATTAACAAAAGGTTTAAAAAGCGAAATTACTCATGTTAACCTGAGAAAATGAGACTAACTTAAAGTTGATGAACTGGCAcgttacatggctgaacataactttagctagctaacgttacgTTAGCTATGTTATTAGCaaactttttttcccttttgacACTAGTTTTGACTTTGCTTCGCCTAATTTCCCACTCAAACTAATAAAAGGCACACTGACTTGTAATCTCTATCTAACTCATGTTAACCTAAGAAAATGAGACTAAATATGATGAACTGGTACATGGCTGAACTTTagctagctacgttagctatggtgttagcaaacattttctCTCTTTTGACTCTAGTTTTGACTTTGCTTCGCCTAATTCCCCACTCAAACTACTGAATGACACACAGACTCATTTTCTATCTCTAGATAAGATAAACAAGAGCTTACCTCACTCCAGACACGGCCATAACTTGCAGCAACTGCTCCTCCGTGGCATCTGTAAACAGGTCTAAAAATAGCGCGAATCAAGTCTCGTTCAACGCGCATGCGCGTAGTTAAACGCAACGcacttttttgtgttaaattttACTCAGTATTTTTAGGTTTATGTACTGTgacaaaaaaacatataaatacaACTGAGGTCTTTCAATAACATTTATTCACACCACACAGTTAATTTATTACATGAACAAATTGTGTATATGTTTACATTCTTActtaaaaaataatagttatcacataattttaatattacagtGTAGATTGTATGagcattaattaaatatattttactacaccaaaaagtttgttttttcagtgtgtGAGAAGGATTGGAGGACTAATACTCAAAGGGTGTCTTGGATTAGGAAGGACAGGGCCTTTCTATCTCTACTCTTTTCCTGTTCTTCTGATTCACTAGAGGATGAATCATAACATGAATACTACAGATAAACCAAACTGTATGTTCACAAATTAATGTTCCTTAGAAatgtggcaccatttaaaagggaaattaGCAGGCTTTCCAACAGTATAAGATGTATTGCCAAGAAGCAATGctacaacaaagaaataatctactaaacacaaatatCCTCACTTTTGTGCTAAGTTTACATACACAACACATTTAAATAGAATTACAGTAAATTGCATAACAGCATAATGTCAGGCCCTCCCCTGGAGTGATTCCGGGCCAAACATTTTTGTTTCCATGAAGAACAATTTTGTAAAGAAACTGATCCAAGAAACACAGGATCCGAGCGGACGGCCTGGGAGCCGTTGGTGGAGCTGAAACGACAGGTGCCGCTGGCACAGGAACGAAGGTGGTGGGTGCCACTGGCGTAGACAATGTTTCCAATTGTTTTCTGTGAAAAAGACACATAGCTGCATAAAGCTTCtctgattttatgttttattttcttgggAGCAGTGTTTTGTGCAGTGCAAACCAAGTCCTATTCATGTAAAACCCAGTCATGTTACTTTATTATGACAGTGCATatgattctttcactttcatttgatgattctgtatctctcagcttctcCAGAAATGCCAGTTCTcccatagtgctgctttaagtcAAAGCATGTGATAGTGTGTACTGTGTACAACTGTGTAcactgttgttattgttggtctTTTGTTATTTAGACCagcattaataatatttaagatTATCTatgaattaaaataatgaattaatttcattaatacaaatattttacaaaaaatattataaaaaaggaAACATGAAACATAAATTGTTCATTCTTTCTGGAGCTGTGATTTAttgccaaaaataaaaaaacataaactgtgagagccagaagaacattgttaaataaatatttaatgataATTTAATAGCCAAAAgcataatcctaaccctgaacctaatcctaaccttaatcttaccccAAAGCCTAATCCTTACCCtggacctaaacctaaccttctcaacccaaaacctaaccctaactctgaacctaatcctaaactttaTCTAAATCCAAAACCTAACTCCTAATGCtagacctaatcctaaccttaatctaaccccaaagcctaatcctaaccctggatccaatcctaaccttaatctaaccccAAAgcataatcctaaccctggatttaatcctaaccttctcaacccaaaacctaaccctaactctggAACGCTggacctaattctaaccttaatctaaatccaaaacctaaccctaactctggATCTAAATCTAGTATTAATCTAAAACCTAAAACTTAATGCTAACTCTGGACCTTAACCTAGTCTTAATctaaaacctaaaacctaaatTCAACCTAATCCAGTTAAATCCAGTTACACAATGTTGTCAGCAGCATGTATATAACAGCTTGTTGAGGATGtggagatggtgtgtgtgtattataccTGGTACATGTTCAGTCATTTCTCAGGTTAACATATATCAACTTGAACGTGTAATTTCAACATAGGTCTTTATCTTCTGATAATCTACTATATGTGTTCACAATTCCCAATATCTGCTTCATTTTTACTTCAGTGTTCCTGGGTACCAAGcttaaaaaagagaagaaaacaaaGCTGCTGTTTCCATTTCTGTGAATTTTATTGACATTGACTCACACTGGCTGCACATCTGAACAGTTCAAACACTGTAACATGAACCAGAGCACCTGCTGGCAGCGTAACTCATTAGCAATTATTCTTTTCTACAGCCTGACTAGGAATTTTTTTGGTTGACTTTCTGGAATGTAATGATTGGTAAGATTTCTTTACTCTTTGACTGGTATAACAGTATAAGATAATCACAGCAGCACTACACAAGAGGACTGCACTTCGAATAATAGAAAGAAGAACCAAGATGTGCATGTTGTCAGAACAATCCACACCTGAAAGAGCAAGGCAGGGAGAATCTTGATTATTTGGTTAGTAActttaatatatacataaaactatgtttttttaatgaatggagctcacctttttttttgctcattaTACTGAGTTTAGATCCATTCCCAAACAGTATCTCTCCACATGCAGCTACAGCACAGTAGTAAGTTCCAGCATCAGAGAGGCTGAGGTTCCTCTTGGGGAGTTTGTAGAcacagctctgtgtagaagaatCAGTCGCAGAACTCCCTGCACACTGCCTGTTGGAGTCTCCTTGAGTGTAGATAATTCCTGGACGAAAATCTCCTGATACATGCCTGAACCAGTACACACTGTGTTCTCCCGCACAGCGTCCGATGAAGATAGTACACTCCAAAGTCACAGAATCTCCTGGCTGAAGTGGCTGTAATGTAGGCTGGTGGAGTACAGAGATGCTGTGAATCTGTGAAGCTGAGTGAACATTACAATCACATGATGTATTtaagctttcttttttttttatcagaaattagaaataaaaaaaaaaaacatctcagctcttcacctcttACTATCAGCTCTGTTCCTTCCCCAAACTCCACGATGTTGGAATGA
This portion of the Salminus brasiliensis chromosome 9, fSalBra1.hap2, whole genome shotgun sequence genome encodes:
- the nitr8 gene encoding novel immune-type receptor 8 is translated as MIFSVTFSVILCFSGGVSSWLINQPKAIQEVQLGDSVTIECYLPKKDFNSMVWYKQDLGRMPQPVAKCYNFLTQVTYLDGFTNGRFSTSAHEETFHLTISPTKNEDTATYFCGVIALNELRFGSGTLLIIKGPQFNNHKIQQDPVVDQLYPGVNVTLNCTVNIVDANCTESQYVVYWYKDDSGKPESGMIYTHGVSNSQCSRTGSPTQSCVYKLPKRNLSLSDAGTYYCAVAACGEILFGNGTKLNITDNNLPATVSPTYLILVFSNVLSMLVMIVIIVIRCKKQTLSAGSSNCGTSLDSQVACDEALNYAALSFTNKPPSSRGTRRQQILKNTEVYTQVKYKQQH
- the LOC140561650 gene encoding uncharacterized protein; its protein translation is MKMLTVGFTLLLYPIYLVRTQKGLERDGALTFVQEGHNVTITCHYQSDMAMHFSWYKHKLGQKPQLISTIYKYDVNPTFYNEFKNDARFEMVNGKGLTHLIIKKLLFSDSATYYCGSAHSNIVEFGEGTELIVRASQIHSISVLHQPTLQPLQPGDSVTLECTIFIGRCAGEHSVYWFRHVSGDFRPGIIYTQGDSNRQCAGSSATDSSTQSCVYKLPKRNLSLSDAGTYYCAVAACGEILFGNGSKLSIMSKKKGVDCSDNMHILVLLSIIRSAVLLCSAAVIILYCYTSQRVKKSYQSLHSRKSTKKIPSQAVEKNNC